Proteins from a single region of Carassius gibelio isolate Cgi1373 ecotype wild population from Czech Republic chromosome B15, carGib1.2-hapl.c, whole genome shotgun sequence:
- the rnf26 gene encoding E3 ubiquitin-protein ligase RNF26 isoform X1: protein MGLTLLNLVFSSIGKCIDVICLLLDLNFVIVSSVIQLLVAVISFINSLPMLLTNSVSECWNLSLLCIITMRDGVTVVTHNMFGGWMQLLGGLLESFKMIGYLSSHLLLRTKELLHRGLLSGHSLLRQAWEGCGIVFSLLLYFINTIINLLLIGTQNLYSVVVSTVEAVSCPLQKALELTLTVLTFLYSSLVGTSILLWTPCRLAMEFLGSVCHVFVSTFLLNSYGLLLTLIIIVSATVYLNPMLPRLVFLRVINYINTVPILQRLQRALHRLYLLERNVWWQLAWNRSQIMVPARMEMAERDVRQPDPNPEPQVGLDVPENTPEDAHQVDESINPPLPSSSTHKSLRKFPSQDSCKGPPADNLLTLLQEQEERKKCVICQDSTKTVVLLPCRHLCLCRDCTNILLSQPVDQQNCPLCRHMILQTMDVYL, encoded by the coding sequence ATGGGTCTAACATTACTGAACTTAGTTTTTAGTTCAATTGGGAAATGCATAGATGTCATTTGCCTCCTCCTGGATTTAAATTTTGTGATTGTCAGCTCAGTGATTCAGCTGTTGGTGGCAGTGATCTCCTTTATAAATAGTCTGCCCATGCTACTCACAAATTCAGTGTCGGAGTGCTGGAATCTCAGTCTGCTTTGCATCATCACCATGAGGGACGGAGTGACCGTTGTGACCCATAACATGTTCGGAGGCTGGATGCAGCTGCTGGGGGGGCTCCTGGAAAGCTTCAAGATGATCGGATACCTGTCTTCGCATCTACTGCTCCGCACCAAAGAGCTTCTCCATCGTGGACTGTTGTCGGGACACAGTTTGCTGCGCCAGGCCTGGGAAGGCTGTGGGATTGTGTTCAGCTTGCTGCTGTATTTCATCAACACGATCATCAACTTGCTGCTCATAGGCACGCAGAATTTATACTCGGTGGTGGTCAGCACGGTGGAAGCGGTGTCCTGCCCTTTGCAGAAAGCCCTTGAGCTGACTTTGACGGTGTTGACGTTTCTTTACAGCAGTCTTGTCGGCACCTCCATCCTGCTGTGGACGCCATGCAGACTGGCGATGGAGTTCCTGGGATCCGTGTGCCATGTATTTGTGAGCACTTTCCTGCTCAACTCTTACGGGCTGCTGCTCACGCTGATCATAATCGTGAGTGCCACTGTATATCTAAACCCCATGCTCCCACGACTTGTGTTTTTGCGTGTAATCAACTACATCAACACTGTTCCCATCCTACAGCGTCTCCAAAGGGCTCTACATCGTCTCTATTTGCTCGAGAGGAATGTGTGGTGGCAACTGGCCTGGAATCGCAGCCAGATAATGGTTCCTGCAAGGATGGAAATGGCTGAGAGGGACGTTAGACAGCCTGATCCCAACCCTGAGCCTCAAGTTGGCCTAGATGTGCCGGAAAATACACCTGAGGATGCCCACCAAGTGGACGAGTCTATAAACCCGCCACTTCCCAGTTCAAGCACTCACAAGTCACTCCGGAAGTTTCCTTCGCAGGACAGTTGCAAAGGCCCTCCGGCTGACAACCTGCTGACTCTTCTGCAGGAGCAGGAGGAGAGGAAGAAGTGCGTGATCTGTCAGGACAGCACCAAGACCGTCGTGCTCCTACCGTGCCGTCACTTGTGCTTGTGTAGAGACTGCACCAACATTTTGCTCAGCCAGCCTGTCGACCAACAGAACTGCCCCCTGTGccgccacatgatccttcagaccaTGGACGTGTATCTCTGA
- the rnf26 gene encoding E3 ubiquitin-protein ligase RNF26 isoform X2, which produces MGLTLLNLVFSSIGKCIDVICLLLDLNFVIVSSVIQLLVAVISFINSLPMLLTNSVSECWNLSLLCIITMRDGVTVVTHNMFGGWMQLLGGLLESFKMIGYLSSHLLLRTKELLHRGLLSGHSLLRQAWEGCGIVFSLLLYFINTIINLLLIGTQNLYSVVVSTVEAVSCPLQKALELTLTVLTFLYSSLVGTSILLWTPCRLAMEFLGSVCHVFVSTFLLNSYGLLLTLIIIRLQRALHRLYLLERNVWWQLAWNRSQIMVPARMEMAERDVRQPDPNPEPQVGLDVPENTPEDAHQVDESINPPLPSSSTHKSLRKFPSQDSCKGPPADNLLTLLQEQEERKKCVICQDSTKTVVLLPCRHLCLCRDCTNILLSQPVDQQNCPLCRHMILQTMDVYL; this is translated from the exons ATGGGTCTAACATTACTGAACTTAGTTTTTAGTTCAATTGGGAAATGCATAGATGTCATTTGCCTCCTCCTGGATTTAAATTTTGTGATTGTCAGCTCAGTGATTCAGCTGTTGGTGGCAGTGATCTCCTTTATAAATAGTCTGCCCATGCTACTCACAAATTCAGTGTCGGAGTGCTGGAATCTCAGTCTGCTTTGCATCATCACCATGAGGGACGGAGTGACCGTTGTGACCCATAACATGTTCGGAGGCTGGATGCAGCTGCTGGGGGGGCTCCTGGAAAGCTTCAAGATGATCGGATACCTGTCTTCGCATCTACTGCTCCGCACCAAAGAGCTTCTCCATCGTGGACTGTTGTCGGGACACAGTTTGCTGCGCCAGGCCTGGGAAGGCTGTGGGATTGTGTTCAGCTTGCTGCTGTATTTCATCAACACGATCATCAACTTGCTGCTCATAGGCACGCAGAATTTATACTCGGTGGTGGTCAGCACGGTGGAAGCGGTGTCCTGCCCTTTGCAGAAAGCCCTTGAGCTGACTTTGACGGTGTTGACGTTTCTTTACAGCAGTCTTGTCGGCACCTCCATCCTGCTGTGGACGCCATGCAGACTGGCGATGGAGTTCCTGGGATCCGTGTGCCATGTATTTGTGAGCACTTTCCTGCTCAACTCTTACGGGCTGCTGCTCACGCTGATCATAATC CGTCTCCAAAGGGCTCTACATCGTCTCTATTTGCTCGAGAGGAATGTGTGGTGGCAACTGGCCTGGAATCGCAGCCAGATAATGGTTCCTGCAAGGATGGAAATGGCTGAGAGGGACGTTAGACAGCCTGATCCCAACCCTGAGCCTCAAGTTGGCCTAGATGTGCCGGAAAATACACCTGAGGATGCCCACCAAGTGGACGAGTCTATAAACCCGCCACTTCCCAGTTCAAGCACTCACAAGTCACTCCGGAAGTTTCCTTCGCAGGACAGTTGCAAAGGCCCTCCGGCTGACAACCTGCTGACTCTTCTGCAGGAGCAGGAGGAGAGGAAGAAGTGCGTGATCTGTCAGGACAGCACCAAGACCGTCGTGCTCCTACCGTGCCGTCACTTGTGCTTGTGTAGAGACTGCACCAACATTTTGCTCAGCCAGCCTGTCGACCAACAGAACTGCCCCCTGTGccgccacatgatccttcagaccaTGGACGTGTATCTCTGA